One genomic segment of Panicum virgatum strain AP13 chromosome 2N, P.virgatum_v5, whole genome shotgun sequence includes these proteins:
- the LOC120658505 gene encoding DNA annealing helicase and endonuclease ZRANB3-like isoform X1, with protein sequence MGITEEQRRRAEANRLAALEKRKRFAEAAAAAAAATASTSYTTVFPASGTPAFPAYDTAAEWRLAKCPRIAPPAPQHRSALLPPRPSPPPPPPTPPQPPVGFKVVLEVCSPDEFLVAVGPAEGKAYPGEANCLGAVQDCLSVASVVQYSATQSQSQSGHLRPVYKLVDYDVVLKCLRKLPGAVVEDIPCNTRRFIQNPMLASQKWASDKEIDELLKKLPQQVKDALLPFQLEGVRFGLRRRGRCLIADEMGLGKTLQAIAIACCYKDEGSILIVCPAVLRYTWAEELERWDPSFMPKDIHLVFGRQDSLEHLSATPRAVIISYQMLSRLRESMANRTWALMIVDESHNIRCTKTEEKYETKAVLHLASKIDRIVLLSGTPSLSRPFDIYHQINMLRPHMLGKNKFDYARKYCLTQVARSYQGKLFKDYSKGTRLTELNVLLSQTVMIRRLKEHLLNELPPKRRQIIRLKLKAPDIRTATSLLIKDMNSISCNGTLAVDLPSKSNDESKISDDENIKDEEDNGCKKSPRHLTPQEIGIAKLSGFSEWFSNHFIMNGLGANHHLDPQSSCQKTIIFAHHLKVLDGIQVFVSENGIKFVRIDGRTLQRERKEAVDSFRLDPEVEIVIIGITAGGVGLDFSSAQNVVFVELPKSASELLQAEDRAHRRGQTNAVNIYIFCAKNTSDESHWLQLNQSLFRVSSLMNGKKDAIREIEVDQVCHLEEIRNTEEKIECKLHPLENHTESDDMSIECFPGIEDLELDSDFTIRTIPLEFEDESLGTSLKNNTTPTVLEDRSCIDVSLSPAAAFCTAISSCKSMKARRRLSGNSGTLSQNAPISDFPIQVESLRFEVSRHTGRIHLYSCVPGHDSRPKPLYENFLPEELNSPLCSSDVKSRTLILKNVPAFCNVFKAFIKEWLALRPIDQSRLLRKPLQLPLSLELCFLKESINHSTEGLLKGGSKRRATPLNDVSNPLPENAEWRQVVLRNGTTKERQYNQGWTIDGEPLCKLCQRLCNGKLAKSPEYFEDLFCGLACFQEYRLRTSGRALRQALFQLERGKCAQCKLDCCKLVKHIKPLPMEKREEYIQKAAPNIANRKKLLDKLVREPTDGNAWHADHIIPVYKGGGECKLENMRTLCVACHYEVTRAQHKELKEIRKKAKEHLKIALNQQKDKASEATEEIDDSFLLVTVPGSAYSIGDGVTGNAHKIVAE encoded by the exons ATGGGGATCACAGAGGAGCAGCGTCGCCGCGCCGAGGCAAATCGCCTCGCGGCCCTTGAGAAGCGCAAGCGCTTTGCCgaagccgcggccgcggcggcggctgccaccGCCTCTACCTCCTACACCACCGTCTTCCCCGCCTCCGGAACGCCCGCATTCCCAGCCTACGACACCGCCGCCGAGTGGAGGCTCGCCAAGTGCCCAAGAATCGCCCCGCCCGCGCCCCAGCATCGGTCTGCACTGCTGCCCCCGCGtccttctccaccgccgccgccgccaactccGCCTCAGCCGCCGGTGGGGTTCAAGGTGGTTCTTGAGGTGTGCAGCCCCGACGAGTTCTTGGTGGCGGTGGGGCCGGCGGAAGGCAAGGCCTACCCTGGGGAGGCCAACTGCCTCGGCGCCGTCCAGGACTGCCTCTCTGTGGCTTCG GTTGTACAATACTCTGCAACACAGTCGCAAAGTCAAAGTGGTCACCTTCGACCTGTATATAAGCTCGTGGACTATGATGTGGTGTTGAAATGCCTGAGGAAATTGCCTGGAGCTGTTGTGGAAGATATACCTTGTAACACAAGGAGATTTATTCAGAATCCAATGTTGGCTAGCCAAAAATGGGCTTCTGATAAAGAAATAGACGAGCTTCTCAAGAAGCTGCCACAGCAAGTTAAAGATGCTCTTTTACCCTTCCAACTTGAAGGCGTGAGATTTGGGCTTCGAAGGCGGGGACGCTGCCTAATCGCAGATGAGATGGGGCTCGGCAAGACTCTCCAG GCAATTGCAATAGCATGCTGCTACAAGGATGAGGGTTCTATATTAATAGTGTGTCCAGCCGTATTGCGTTATACTTGGGCAGAGGAATTGGAGCGTTGGGATCCTTCATTTATGCCAAAAGATATTCATCTTG taTTTGGTCGTCAAGATAGTCTTGAACATCTAAGTGCTACTCCAAGGGCAGTGATTATTTCATACCAGATGCTAAGTCGCCTTAGGGAAAGTATGGCGAATAGAACGTGGGCACTGATGATAGTTGATGAATCACACAATATACGCTGCACAAAGACAGAAGAAAAATATGAG ACAAAAGCTGTGCTGCATCTAGCTTCAAAAATTGATCGCATCGTATTGCTCTCGGGGACACCCTCTCTGTCAAG ACCTTTTGATATCTACCATCAGATAAACATGTTACG GCCCCATATGCTTGGCAAAAATAAATTTGATTATGCGAGGAAATATTGCTTAACGCAAGTTGCTCGAAGTTATCAGGGAAAATTGTTTAAG GACTACTCTAAGGGTACGCGCTTGACAGAGTTAAATGTTTTGCTCAGTCAGACAGTCATG ATTAGGCGACTGAAAGAGCACTTGTTGAATGAACTGCCCCCCAAGCGGCGACAGATTATTAGGTTGAAGCTAAAGGCACCAGATATCAGGACAGCCACATCTTTATTGATCAAAGATATGAACTCTATCAGCTGTAATGGAACTCTTGCAGTTGACTTGCCCAGCAAAAGCAATGATGAAAGCAAAATCAGTGATGATGAAAATATAAAAGATGAAGAAG ATAATGGTTGCAAGAAATCACCAAGGCATCTCACCCCACAAGAGATTGGTATTGCAAAATTATCTGGGTTCAGCGAATGGTTCTCAAATCATTTCATCATGAATGGATTGGGTGCTAACCACCACCTGGATCCCCAGTCTAGTTGCCAGAAAACAATAATATTTGCACATCATTTAAAGGTTCTAGATGGCATACAG GTGTTTGTCTCTGAGAATGGGATCAAGTTTGTTCGCATTGATGGAAGAACACTTCAAAGGGAAAGGAAAGAAGCTGTTGATTCTTTCCGTCTGGATCCGGAG gtAGAGATTGTAATAATTGGAATTACTGCTGGCGGTGTTGGCTTAGATTTCTCATCTGCTCAGAATGTTGTTTTCGTGGAGCTCCCAAAATCAGCTTCGGAATTGCTTCAG GCCGAGGATAGAGCTCATAGACGTGGCCAAACAAATGCGGTCAACATATATATATTCTGCGCAAAG AACACATCGGATGAATCACACTGGCTCCAGTTAAATCAGAGTCTGTTCCGTGTCTCATCTTTGATGAATGGGAAAAAAGATGCTATAAGAGAGATCGAG GTTGATCAAGTGTGCCATCTTGAGGAAATCAGGAATACTGAGGAGAAAATAGAATGCAAACTTCATCCTTTGGAGAATCATACAG AAAGTGATGATATGTCTATTGAATGTTTTCCTGGCATCGAAGATTTGGAACTTGACTCAGATTTCACTATTAGGACAATTCCTCTTGAATTTGAG GATGAAAGCCTTGGGACATCCTTGAAAAATAATACAACTCCAACAGTACTTGAAGATAGATCTTGCATTGATGTTTCTCTTTCGCCAGCTGCAGCCTTTTGCACTGCAATATCAAGTTGTAAATCAATGAAG GCTCGTAGGAGGCTTTCTGGAAATTCTGGGACCTTAAGTCAGAATGCACCTATTTCAGATTTTCCAATTCAAGTGGAGTCTCTGCGTTTTGAG GTTAGCCGGCATACAGGCCGAATCCACTTGTACAGTTGTGTTCCAGGGCATGATTCAAGACCCAAACCACTTTATGAAAATTTTCTACCAGAAGAATTGAATTCACCTTTATGTTCCAGTGACGTTAAATCAAGAACTCTGATCTTGAAAAATGTTCCTGCTTTTTGCAATGTGTTCAAGGCATTCATCAAAGAGTGGTTGGCACTAAGACCAATTGATCAGAGCAGACTGCTTCGAAAGCCATTACAACTTCCCTTAAGCCTTGAGTTGTGTTTTCTGAAAGAAAGCATCAACCATAGCACAGAA GGATTACTTAAAGGGGGAAGTAAGAGGCGTGCCACACCATTGAATGATGTCAGTAATCCTTTGCCAGAAAATGCAGAATGGAGACAGGTGGTGTTGCGTAATGGCACCACTAAAGAGAGACAGTACAATCAAGGCTGGACTATTGATGGTGAACCTCTGTGCAAACTTTGTCAAAGACTCTGCAA TGGAAAGCTTGCAAAGTCACCAGAATATTTTGAAGATCTATTCTGTGGTCTGGCTTGTTTCCAGGAATACAGGTTAAGAACAAGTGGCAGGGCCCTGCGGCAG GCGCTGTTTCAATTAGAGCGTGGTAAGTGTGCCCAGTGCAAGCTTGATTGTTGCAAGCTTGTCAAACACATTAAGCCCTTGCCCATGGAAAAGCGAGAAGAATACATCCAAAAGGCTGCTCCAAACATTGCAAATAGAAAGAAACT GCTGGATAAGCTTGTCCGTGAGCCAACTGATGGAAATGCTTGGCATGCAGATCACATAATACCTGTTTATAAAGGAGGAG GGGAATGTAAACTTGAGAACATGAGAACACTATGTGTGGCTTGTCATTATGAGGTCACCAGAGCTCAGCACAAGGAACTAAAGGAAATAAGAAAGAAGGCTAAAGAGCACCTGAAAATTGCCCTGAATCAACAAAAGGATAAA GCAAGTGAGGCAACAGAAGAAATAGATGATAGCTTTTTGCTGGTTACCGTCCCTGGCAGTGCCTACTCCATAGGAGATGGGGTCACTGGCAATGCTCACAAAATAGTTGCAGAATAG
- the LOC120658505 gene encoding DNA annealing helicase and endonuclease ZRANB3-like isoform X2: protein MGITEEQRRRAEANRLAALEKRKRFAEAAAAAAAATASTSYTTVFPASGTPAFPAYDTAAEWRLAKCPRIAPPAPQHRSALLPPRPSPPPPPPTPPQPPVGFKVVLEVCSPDEFLVAVGPAEGKAYPGEANCLGAVQDCLSVASVVQYSATQSQSQSGHLRPVYKLVDYDVVLKCLRKLPGAVVEDIPCNTRRFIQNPMLASQKWASDKEIDELLKKLPQQVKDALLPFQLEGVRFGLRRRGRCLIADEMGLGKTLQAIAIACCYKDEGSILIVCPAVLRYTWAEELERWDPSFMPKDIHLVFGRQDSLEHLSATPRAVIISYQMLSRLRESMANRTWALMIVDESHNIRCTKTEEKYETKAVLHLASKIDRIVLLSGTPSLSRPFDIYHQINMLRPHMLGKNKFDYARKYCLTQVARSYQGKLFKDYSKGTRLTELNVLLSQTVMIRRLKEHLLNELPPKRRQIIRLKLKAPDIRTATSLLIKDMNSISCNGTLAVDLPSKSNDESKISDDENIKDEEDNGCKKSPRHLTPQEIGIAKLSGFSEWFSNHFIMNGLGANHHLDPQSSCQKTIIFAHHLKVLDGIQVFVSENGIKFVRIDGRTLQRERKEAVDSFRLDPEVEIVIIGITAGGVGLDFSSAQNVVFVELPKSASELLQAEDRAHRRGQTNAVNIYIFCAKNTSDESHWLQLNQSLFRVSSLMNGKKDAIREIEVDQVCHLEEIRNTEEKIECKLHPLENHTESDDMSIECFPGIEDLELDSDFTIRTIPLEFEDESLGTSLKNNTTPTVLEDRSCIDVSLSPAAAFCTAISSCKSMKARRRLSGNSGTLSQNAPISDFPIQVESLRFEVSRHTGRIHLYSCVPGHDSRPKPLYENFLPEELNSPLCSSDVKSRTLILKNVPAFCNVFKAFIKEWLALRPIDQSRLLRKPLQLPLSLELCFLKESINHSTEGLLKGGSKRRATPLNDVSNPLPENAEWRQVVLRNGTTKERQYNQGWTIDGEPLCKLCQRLCNGKLAKSPEYFEDLFCGLACFQEYRLRTSGRALRQALFQLERGKCAQCKLDCCKLVKHIKPLPMEKREEYIQKAAPNIANRKKLLDKLVREPTDGNAWHADHIIPVYKGGECKLENMRTLCVACHYEVTRAQHKELKEIRKKAKEHLKIALNQQKDKASEATEEIDDSFLLVTVPGSAYSIGDGVTGNAHKIVAE from the exons ATGGGGATCACAGAGGAGCAGCGTCGCCGCGCCGAGGCAAATCGCCTCGCGGCCCTTGAGAAGCGCAAGCGCTTTGCCgaagccgcggccgcggcggcggctgccaccGCCTCTACCTCCTACACCACCGTCTTCCCCGCCTCCGGAACGCCCGCATTCCCAGCCTACGACACCGCCGCCGAGTGGAGGCTCGCCAAGTGCCCAAGAATCGCCCCGCCCGCGCCCCAGCATCGGTCTGCACTGCTGCCCCCGCGtccttctccaccgccgccgccgccaactccGCCTCAGCCGCCGGTGGGGTTCAAGGTGGTTCTTGAGGTGTGCAGCCCCGACGAGTTCTTGGTGGCGGTGGGGCCGGCGGAAGGCAAGGCCTACCCTGGGGAGGCCAACTGCCTCGGCGCCGTCCAGGACTGCCTCTCTGTGGCTTCG GTTGTACAATACTCTGCAACACAGTCGCAAAGTCAAAGTGGTCACCTTCGACCTGTATATAAGCTCGTGGACTATGATGTGGTGTTGAAATGCCTGAGGAAATTGCCTGGAGCTGTTGTGGAAGATATACCTTGTAACACAAGGAGATTTATTCAGAATCCAATGTTGGCTAGCCAAAAATGGGCTTCTGATAAAGAAATAGACGAGCTTCTCAAGAAGCTGCCACAGCAAGTTAAAGATGCTCTTTTACCCTTCCAACTTGAAGGCGTGAGATTTGGGCTTCGAAGGCGGGGACGCTGCCTAATCGCAGATGAGATGGGGCTCGGCAAGACTCTCCAG GCAATTGCAATAGCATGCTGCTACAAGGATGAGGGTTCTATATTAATAGTGTGTCCAGCCGTATTGCGTTATACTTGGGCAGAGGAATTGGAGCGTTGGGATCCTTCATTTATGCCAAAAGATATTCATCTTG taTTTGGTCGTCAAGATAGTCTTGAACATCTAAGTGCTACTCCAAGGGCAGTGATTATTTCATACCAGATGCTAAGTCGCCTTAGGGAAAGTATGGCGAATAGAACGTGGGCACTGATGATAGTTGATGAATCACACAATATACGCTGCACAAAGACAGAAGAAAAATATGAG ACAAAAGCTGTGCTGCATCTAGCTTCAAAAATTGATCGCATCGTATTGCTCTCGGGGACACCCTCTCTGTCAAG ACCTTTTGATATCTACCATCAGATAAACATGTTACG GCCCCATATGCTTGGCAAAAATAAATTTGATTATGCGAGGAAATATTGCTTAACGCAAGTTGCTCGAAGTTATCAGGGAAAATTGTTTAAG GACTACTCTAAGGGTACGCGCTTGACAGAGTTAAATGTTTTGCTCAGTCAGACAGTCATG ATTAGGCGACTGAAAGAGCACTTGTTGAATGAACTGCCCCCCAAGCGGCGACAGATTATTAGGTTGAAGCTAAAGGCACCAGATATCAGGACAGCCACATCTTTATTGATCAAAGATATGAACTCTATCAGCTGTAATGGAACTCTTGCAGTTGACTTGCCCAGCAAAAGCAATGATGAAAGCAAAATCAGTGATGATGAAAATATAAAAGATGAAGAAG ATAATGGTTGCAAGAAATCACCAAGGCATCTCACCCCACAAGAGATTGGTATTGCAAAATTATCTGGGTTCAGCGAATGGTTCTCAAATCATTTCATCATGAATGGATTGGGTGCTAACCACCACCTGGATCCCCAGTCTAGTTGCCAGAAAACAATAATATTTGCACATCATTTAAAGGTTCTAGATGGCATACAG GTGTTTGTCTCTGAGAATGGGATCAAGTTTGTTCGCATTGATGGAAGAACACTTCAAAGGGAAAGGAAAGAAGCTGTTGATTCTTTCCGTCTGGATCCGGAG gtAGAGATTGTAATAATTGGAATTACTGCTGGCGGTGTTGGCTTAGATTTCTCATCTGCTCAGAATGTTGTTTTCGTGGAGCTCCCAAAATCAGCTTCGGAATTGCTTCAG GCCGAGGATAGAGCTCATAGACGTGGCCAAACAAATGCGGTCAACATATATATATTCTGCGCAAAG AACACATCGGATGAATCACACTGGCTCCAGTTAAATCAGAGTCTGTTCCGTGTCTCATCTTTGATGAATGGGAAAAAAGATGCTATAAGAGAGATCGAG GTTGATCAAGTGTGCCATCTTGAGGAAATCAGGAATACTGAGGAGAAAATAGAATGCAAACTTCATCCTTTGGAGAATCATACAG AAAGTGATGATATGTCTATTGAATGTTTTCCTGGCATCGAAGATTTGGAACTTGACTCAGATTTCACTATTAGGACAATTCCTCTTGAATTTGAG GATGAAAGCCTTGGGACATCCTTGAAAAATAATACAACTCCAACAGTACTTGAAGATAGATCTTGCATTGATGTTTCTCTTTCGCCAGCTGCAGCCTTTTGCACTGCAATATCAAGTTGTAAATCAATGAAG GCTCGTAGGAGGCTTTCTGGAAATTCTGGGACCTTAAGTCAGAATGCACCTATTTCAGATTTTCCAATTCAAGTGGAGTCTCTGCGTTTTGAG GTTAGCCGGCATACAGGCCGAATCCACTTGTACAGTTGTGTTCCAGGGCATGATTCAAGACCCAAACCACTTTATGAAAATTTTCTACCAGAAGAATTGAATTCACCTTTATGTTCCAGTGACGTTAAATCAAGAACTCTGATCTTGAAAAATGTTCCTGCTTTTTGCAATGTGTTCAAGGCATTCATCAAAGAGTGGTTGGCACTAAGACCAATTGATCAGAGCAGACTGCTTCGAAAGCCATTACAACTTCCCTTAAGCCTTGAGTTGTGTTTTCTGAAAGAAAGCATCAACCATAGCACAGAA GGATTACTTAAAGGGGGAAGTAAGAGGCGTGCCACACCATTGAATGATGTCAGTAATCCTTTGCCAGAAAATGCAGAATGGAGACAGGTGGTGTTGCGTAATGGCACCACTAAAGAGAGACAGTACAATCAAGGCTGGACTATTGATGGTGAACCTCTGTGCAAACTTTGTCAAAGACTCTGCAA TGGAAAGCTTGCAAAGTCACCAGAATATTTTGAAGATCTATTCTGTGGTCTGGCTTGTTTCCAGGAATACAGGTTAAGAACAAGTGGCAGGGCCCTGCGGCAG GCGCTGTTTCAATTAGAGCGTGGTAAGTGTGCCCAGTGCAAGCTTGATTGTTGCAAGCTTGTCAAACACATTAAGCCCTTGCCCATGGAAAAGCGAGAAGAATACATCCAAAAGGCTGCTCCAAACATTGCAAATAGAAAGAAACT GCTGGATAAGCTTGTCCGTGAGCCAACTGATGGAAATGCTTGGCATGCAGATCACATAATACCTGTTTATAAAGGAG GGGAATGTAAACTTGAGAACATGAGAACACTATGTGTGGCTTGTCATTATGAGGTCACCAGAGCTCAGCACAAGGAACTAAAGGAAATAAGAAAGAAGGCTAAAGAGCACCTGAAAATTGCCCTGAATCAACAAAAGGATAAA GCAAGTGAGGCAACAGAAGAAATAGATGATAGCTTTTTGCTGGTTACCGTCCCTGGCAGTGCCTACTCCATAGGAGATGGGGTCACTGGCAATGCTCACAAAATAGTTGCAGAATAG
- the LOC120658505 gene encoding DNA annealing helicase and endonuclease ZRANB3-like isoform X3, whose product MLASQKWASDKEIDELLKKLPQQVKDALLPFQLEGVRFGLRRRGRCLIADEMGLGKTLQAIAIACCYKDEGSILIVCPAVLRYTWAEELERWDPSFMPKDIHLVFGRQDSLEHLSATPRAVIISYQMLSRLRESMANRTWALMIVDESHNIRCTKTEEKYETKAVLHLASKIDRIVLLSGTPSLSRPFDIYHQINMLRPHMLGKNKFDYARKYCLTQVARSYQGKLFKDYSKGTRLTELNVLLSQTVMIRRLKEHLLNELPPKRRQIIRLKLKAPDIRTATSLLIKDMNSISCNGTLAVDLPSKSNDESKISDDENIKDEEDNGCKKSPRHLTPQEIGIAKLSGFSEWFSNHFIMNGLGANHHLDPQSSCQKTIIFAHHLKVLDGIQVFVSENGIKFVRIDGRTLQRERKEAVDSFRLDPEVEIVIIGITAGGVGLDFSSAQNVVFVELPKSASELLQAEDRAHRRGQTNAVNIYIFCAKNTSDESHWLQLNQSLFRVSSLMNGKKDAIREIEVDQVCHLEEIRNTEEKIECKLHPLENHTESDDMSIECFPGIEDLELDSDFTIRTIPLEFEDESLGTSLKNNTTPTVLEDRSCIDVSLSPAAAFCTAISSCKSMKARRRLSGNSGTLSQNAPISDFPIQVESLRFEVSRHTGRIHLYSCVPGHDSRPKPLYENFLPEELNSPLCSSDVKSRTLILKNVPAFCNVFKAFIKEWLALRPIDQSRLLRKPLQLPLSLELCFLKESINHSTEGLLKGGSKRRATPLNDVSNPLPENAEWRQVVLRNGTTKERQYNQGWTIDGEPLCKLCQRLCNGKLAKSPEYFEDLFCGLACFQEYRLRTSGRALRQALFQLERGKCAQCKLDCCKLVKHIKPLPMEKREEYIQKAAPNIANRKKLLDKLVREPTDGNAWHADHIIPVYKGGGECKLENMRTLCVACHYEVTRAQHKELKEIRKKAKEHLKIALNQQKDKASEATEEIDDSFLLVTVPGSAYSIGDGVTGNAHKIVAE is encoded by the exons ATGTTGGCTAGCCAAAAATGGGCTTCTGATAAAGAAATAGACGAGCTTCTCAAGAAGCTGCCACAGCAAGTTAAAGATGCTCTTTTACCCTTCCAACTTGAAGGCGTGAGATTTGGGCTTCGAAGGCGGGGACGCTGCCTAATCGCAGATGAGATGGGGCTCGGCAAGACTCTCCAG GCAATTGCAATAGCATGCTGCTACAAGGATGAGGGTTCTATATTAATAGTGTGTCCAGCCGTATTGCGTTATACTTGGGCAGAGGAATTGGAGCGTTGGGATCCTTCATTTATGCCAAAAGATATTCATCTTG taTTTGGTCGTCAAGATAGTCTTGAACATCTAAGTGCTACTCCAAGGGCAGTGATTATTTCATACCAGATGCTAAGTCGCCTTAGGGAAAGTATGGCGAATAGAACGTGGGCACTGATGATAGTTGATGAATCACACAATATACGCTGCACAAAGACAGAAGAAAAATATGAG ACAAAAGCTGTGCTGCATCTAGCTTCAAAAATTGATCGCATCGTATTGCTCTCGGGGACACCCTCTCTGTCAAG ACCTTTTGATATCTACCATCAGATAAACATGTTACG GCCCCATATGCTTGGCAAAAATAAATTTGATTATGCGAGGAAATATTGCTTAACGCAAGTTGCTCGAAGTTATCAGGGAAAATTGTTTAAG GACTACTCTAAGGGTACGCGCTTGACAGAGTTAAATGTTTTGCTCAGTCAGACAGTCATG ATTAGGCGACTGAAAGAGCACTTGTTGAATGAACTGCCCCCCAAGCGGCGACAGATTATTAGGTTGAAGCTAAAGGCACCAGATATCAGGACAGCCACATCTTTATTGATCAAAGATATGAACTCTATCAGCTGTAATGGAACTCTTGCAGTTGACTTGCCCAGCAAAAGCAATGATGAAAGCAAAATCAGTGATGATGAAAATATAAAAGATGAAGAAG ATAATGGTTGCAAGAAATCACCAAGGCATCTCACCCCACAAGAGATTGGTATTGCAAAATTATCTGGGTTCAGCGAATGGTTCTCAAATCATTTCATCATGAATGGATTGGGTGCTAACCACCACCTGGATCCCCAGTCTAGTTGCCAGAAAACAATAATATTTGCACATCATTTAAAGGTTCTAGATGGCATACAG GTGTTTGTCTCTGAGAATGGGATCAAGTTTGTTCGCATTGATGGAAGAACACTTCAAAGGGAAAGGAAAGAAGCTGTTGATTCTTTCCGTCTGGATCCGGAG gtAGAGATTGTAATAATTGGAATTACTGCTGGCGGTGTTGGCTTAGATTTCTCATCTGCTCAGAATGTTGTTTTCGTGGAGCTCCCAAAATCAGCTTCGGAATTGCTTCAG GCCGAGGATAGAGCTCATAGACGTGGCCAAACAAATGCGGTCAACATATATATATTCTGCGCAAAG AACACATCGGATGAATCACACTGGCTCCAGTTAAATCAGAGTCTGTTCCGTGTCTCATCTTTGATGAATGGGAAAAAAGATGCTATAAGAGAGATCGAG GTTGATCAAGTGTGCCATCTTGAGGAAATCAGGAATACTGAGGAGAAAATAGAATGCAAACTTCATCCTTTGGAGAATCATACAG AAAGTGATGATATGTCTATTGAATGTTTTCCTGGCATCGAAGATTTGGAACTTGACTCAGATTTCACTATTAGGACAATTCCTCTTGAATTTGAG GATGAAAGCCTTGGGACATCCTTGAAAAATAATACAACTCCAACAGTACTTGAAGATAGATCTTGCATTGATGTTTCTCTTTCGCCAGCTGCAGCCTTTTGCACTGCAATATCAAGTTGTAAATCAATGAAG GCTCGTAGGAGGCTTTCTGGAAATTCTGGGACCTTAAGTCAGAATGCACCTATTTCAGATTTTCCAATTCAAGTGGAGTCTCTGCGTTTTGAG GTTAGCCGGCATACAGGCCGAATCCACTTGTACAGTTGTGTTCCAGGGCATGATTCAAGACCCAAACCACTTTATGAAAATTTTCTACCAGAAGAATTGAATTCACCTTTATGTTCCAGTGACGTTAAATCAAGAACTCTGATCTTGAAAAATGTTCCTGCTTTTTGCAATGTGTTCAAGGCATTCATCAAAGAGTGGTTGGCACTAAGACCAATTGATCAGAGCAGACTGCTTCGAAAGCCATTACAACTTCCCTTAAGCCTTGAGTTGTGTTTTCTGAAAGAAAGCATCAACCATAGCACAGAA GGATTACTTAAAGGGGGAAGTAAGAGGCGTGCCACACCATTGAATGATGTCAGTAATCCTTTGCCAGAAAATGCAGAATGGAGACAGGTGGTGTTGCGTAATGGCACCACTAAAGAGAGACAGTACAATCAAGGCTGGACTATTGATGGTGAACCTCTGTGCAAACTTTGTCAAAGACTCTGCAA TGGAAAGCTTGCAAAGTCACCAGAATATTTTGAAGATCTATTCTGTGGTCTGGCTTGTTTCCAGGAATACAGGTTAAGAACAAGTGGCAGGGCCCTGCGGCAG GCGCTGTTTCAATTAGAGCGTGGTAAGTGTGCCCAGTGCAAGCTTGATTGTTGCAAGCTTGTCAAACACATTAAGCCCTTGCCCATGGAAAAGCGAGAAGAATACATCCAAAAGGCTGCTCCAAACATTGCAAATAGAAAGAAACT GCTGGATAAGCTTGTCCGTGAGCCAACTGATGGAAATGCTTGGCATGCAGATCACATAATACCTGTTTATAAAGGAGGAG GGGAATGTAAACTTGAGAACATGAGAACACTATGTGTGGCTTGTCATTATGAGGTCACCAGAGCTCAGCACAAGGAACTAAAGGAAATAAGAAAGAAGGCTAAAGAGCACCTGAAAATTGCCCTGAATCAACAAAAGGATAAA GCAAGTGAGGCAACAGAAGAAATAGATGATAGCTTTTTGCTGGTTACCGTCCCTGGCAGTGCCTACTCCATAGGAGATGGGGTCACTGGCAATGCTCACAAAATAGTTGCAGAATAG